One stretch of Daphnia pulicaria isolate SC F1-1A chromosome 8, SC_F0-13Bv2, whole genome shotgun sequence DNA includes these proteins:
- the LOC124310839 gene encoding mitogen-activated protein kinase-binding protein 1-like isoform X2, with translation MAPVAFSSSATNNEESLHHPLAAKEVAWHGQVKLERVLGLTVTSNAALACDPNTGTIAYPAGCAVVLFNPRKNRQTHIVNPSRKTLTAVAFSADGKYLVTGECGHQPSVRIWDLADRSQVAEFAGHKFGVVCAAFSPNHKYVVSVGSQHDMIVNVWDWRSGVKVASNKVSSKVKAVSFAENGSYFVTVGNRHVKFWYLEYSRSAKYKEPVPLMGRSAILGEQRNNYFCDVGCGRGEMGDSTYAITKTGLLCEFNNRRLLDKWVELRTSSANCLVVGEQHIFVGCADGIVRCFSPFTLQFVTTLPRTHYLGVDVAKGLSISHMASHPANAKYPDTVALTYDETNHKVACVYSDRSLYLWDITDIRKVGKSHSFLYHAACIWGVESYPSSKEGMKGVLPTGSFVTCSSDDTIRVWNLDPNMGTNTIYRRNIYSNDLLKTLYVDQELAFLKDQDLAAGGSSDKTDSTYDARNGVRCIRISPDGKHLASGDRAGNIRIHDMQFMDQLYKIEAHDSEVLSLEYSKPESGLRLLASASRDRLIHIFSVDQGYSFVQTLDDHSSSITSVRFVLSHGLFQMVSCGADKSLIFRQLQQANGNSQVQFARGHNIVGKTTFYDMESDQSQKHILTACQDRSVRVYNTSTGKHSKTFKGSNSDDGTLIKLCLDSSGLYVATSCTDKTLAVYDYYSGECMATMYGHSELVTGLRFTNDGKHLVSVSGDGCVFIWKLPHDMTVTVQARLTQQSARAAKESRRATYNTHGGSGSGGPLSPDLKTDNEEFGSPPPELFDPNANANQQGMEEDYRFSVGQLPLWAKKQIGENNPPKPGSNSTNKGGVDLPKGRWAQRMDTTNASGITVKSFYQGDSVIPFPPSQMEKGNLADSDGSKDSSLESNEFRSYGRNDGTFLKENEPDEFVPCPASLDEIERASLAFQIPTSKITRRGGESSAESGRGRTLTDDSSASSLKMEDFEGTEHDGDVEDYSDNESTEPEQTEKLMYYPQNEETSSDYTVNAMDVEELRRSQRRVKKPRSSGTDLGMSYTLNPPSSTVSVSGSQDSEDDDDEISTPSGELAERNLLSLLSVSSESLDRVGRRESYLKSNFESLGGQNDNLDMTVVSAETEDGSPFNKSNLSSLTSKFLTKSNSNADMISAVKATQRDPEAARKREELQRRIEETRRKLQSIGYKSNLRNSQSITDLRESGPASLTASPTPNMTSSGSVAGGGGGGTFDSSSAGGRMWGSTKDRVANDGEADAENGTSGLRRACSLSDLSKPSPRRLLPSPPNNVSGKVSRPAASTPQQTQPQPQKARQFVQTQPVKRTSLRPAVSTDLTRSSSMGFLNQANDSDSELKRPQSSASGSTNLIHSNRGSLTVASGVSKSPSFGSISRPSSTQSAMRPTISSANKAAAMSGSKVGGSNSGGTPMKSLQTTRRISSAVSTGDIQQALHDSSSSEEAGGTEPKTNVKARVMSFEKTVGGRSEKARSVLFTPSPKTNPARRSLFNSPVTSASSSTPGVGAPRSAPSTPSDNGPSHDANKVLSRASCELAIETMKASTEQLLLLQRRLAGGTGSSEGSESNLSDRERAELLQLLSTASMPIIQSLKTLQFPPAGIELDRLANATSPQPNENNPLMVQMMQQYSDMLLSMIHQRMGVPAPPSPR, from the exons ATGGCGCCCGTAGCCTTCTCCTCGTCCGCGACCAACAATGAAGAATCGCTCCATCATCCTCTGGCCGCTAAGGAAGTCGCCTGGCACGGCCAG GTGAAGCTGGAACGCGTCCTGGGGTTGACCGTCACATCAAATGCGGCGCTCGCCTGCGATCCCAATACGGGAACCATCGCCTATCCTGCGGG ATGCGCCGTGGTGTTGTTCAACCCACGCAAGAATCGCCAGACTCACATTGTCAATCCGTCGCGTAAAACGCTAACGGCGGTGGCTTTTTCGGCCGATGGCAAGTACCTGGTGACGGGCGAATGCGGTCACCAGCCCTCGGTCCGCATTTGGGATCTGGCCGATAGGAGCCAGGTGGCGGAATTTGCCGGGCACAAGTTCGGCGTCGTTTGCGCG GCTTTTTCGCCCAACCACAAGTACGTGGTGTCGGTTGGCTCGCAACACGACATGATTGTCAACGTATGGGATTGGCGTAGCGGCGTCAAAGTGGCCTCCAACAAGGTGTCGTCCAAGGTGAAGGCCGTCTCGTTTGCAGAGAACGGCTCCTACTTCGTGACGGTGGGTAACCGGCACGTCAAATTTTGGTACCTGGAATATTCTCGATCGGCCAAG TATAAGGAACCTGTGCCGCTGATGGGCCGTTCGGCCATTTTGGGCGAGCAGCGCAACAACTACTTTTGTGACGTCGGATGCGGTCGCGGTGAGATGGGCGACTCGACGTACGCCATCACCAAGACGGGCCTCCTCTGTGAATTCAACAACCGTCGCCTCCTGGACAAATGGGTCGAATTAAGG ACGTCGAGCGCCAATTGCTTGGTGGTTGGCGAGCAGCACATATTTGTCGGCTGCGCTGACGGCATCGTCCGATGCTTCAGTCCATTTACGCTGCAGTTCGTCACGACTTTGCCGAGGACGCACTACCTCGGCGTCGACGTCGCCAAGGGTCTCTCCATCAGTCACATGGCCTCGCATCCGGCCAATGCCAAATACCCGGACACGGTGGCGCTCACCTACGACGAGACGAACCACAAGGTGGCCTGCGTCTACAGCGATCGCAGCCTCTACTTGTGGGACATCACCGACATCCGCAAG GTTGGCAAATCGCATTCGTTTTTGTACCACGCTGCCTGCATTTGGGGCGTCGAATCGTACCCCTCTTCCAAAGAAGGCATGAAGGGCGTTCTGCCCACTGGCTCGTTCGTGACCTGCTCGAGTGACGATACGATCCGCGTCTGGAATCTCGACCCCAACATGGGCACCAACACCATCTACCGGCGCAACATTTACAGCAAc GATCTTCTCAAGACCTTGTACGTTGATCAAGAATTAGCTTTCCTGAAGGATCAGGATCTAGCTGCAGGCGGCTCGTCGGACAAGACTGACTCGACTTATGATGCCCGTAATGGTGTCCGATGCATCCGGATTAGTCCGGATGGCAAACACCTGGCTTCGGGTGACCGAGCCGGTAACATTCG GATTCACGACATGCAATTCATGGATCAACTCTACAAAATCGAAGCCCACGACTCGGAAGTGTTGAGTTTGGAATACTCGAAGCCCGAATCCGGATTAAGACTCTTGGCTTCGGCTTCGCGCGATCGTCTCATTCACATCTTTAGTGTCGATCAG GGTTACAGTTTTGTACAGACGCTGGATGACCATTCGTCGTCCATCACTTCTGTGCGGTTCGTTTTAAGTCATGGACTCTTTCAGATGGTCTCTTGCGGTGCCGATAAGTCGCTCATATTCCGCCAGCTGCAACAG GCTAATGGCAACAGTCAGGTGCAGTTTGCCCGCGGACACAATATCGTCGGCAAGACCACCTTTTACGACATGGAATCGGACCAGAGCCAGAAACACATCTTGACGGCATGCCAGGATCGCAGCGTCAGAGTTTACAACACGTCCACTGGCAAGCACAGCAAGACTTTCAAGGGATCCAACAGCGATGATGGAACGCTTATCAAG CTCTGCCTGGACAGCAGCGGCCTATACGTGGCCACCAGCTGCACGGATAAGACGTTGGCCGTCTACGATTACTATTCCGGCGAATGCATGGCCACCATGTATGGCCACTCTGAGCTGGTGACTGGTCTGCGCTTCACTAATGATGGCAAGCACCTGGTCAGCGTTTCGGGCGATGGGTGCGTCTTCATATGGAAGTTGCCGCACGATATGACTGTGACGGTTCAAGCCCGGCTGACTCAACAGAGCGCCCGAGCGGCCAAAGAGAGCCGGCGGGCCACTTACAACACTCACGGAGGTAGCGGCAGTGGCGGACCCCTTTCGCCGGATCTTAAAACCGATAATGAGGAATTCGGTTCTCCCCCGCCGGAATTGTTTGATCCCAATGCCAACGCTAACCAACAAGGGATGGAGGAAGACTATCGTTTCAGCGTCGGTCAGCTGCCCCTGTGGGCCAAGAAGCAAATCGGTGAAAACAATCCACCCAAACCCGGAAGCAATAGTACGAACAAGGGAGGTGTCGACTTGCCAAAGGGTCGATGGGCACAGAGGATGGATACCACCAACGCATCGGGCATCACTGTCAAGTCATTTTACCAAGGCGACAGTGTCATTCCTTTCCCTCCGTCTCAGA TGGAGAAAGGAAACCTGGCAGACTCCGACGGTTCCAAGGACAGCTCACTGGAGAGTAACGAGTTCCGCAGCTACGGCCGCAACGACGGGACATTTCTCAAAGAG AACGAACCTGACGAATTTGTCCCTTGTCCTGCGAGCCTCGATGAAATCGAGCGCGCCTCTCTCGCTTTCCAG ATTCCGACGTCGAAGATAACGCGGCGAGGCGGCGAAAGTTCGGCAGAGAGTGGGCGTGGCCGGACATTGACTGACGACAGCAGCGCCAGCAGCTTGAAAATGGAG GATTTCGAAGGGACGGAACATGACGGTGACGTCGAAGATTATTCTGACAACGAGTCCACCGAGCCCGAACAAACTGAGAAGTTGATGTATTACCCCCAAAACGAGGAGACCAGCAG CGATTACACCGTCAACGCTATGGATGTGGAGGAGTTGCGACGATCGCAGCGTCGCGTGAAGAAACCACGATCGTCCGGCACGGACCTTGGCATGAGTTACACTTTGAACCCGCCCAGTAGCACAGTTTCTGTCTCAGGGTCGCAGGACtcggaagacgacgacgatgaaattTCGACGCCAAGTGGCGAACTTGCCGAACGAAATCTACTCTCGCTCCTTTCCGTCAG TTCCGAAAGTCTGGATCGAGTGGGTCGCCGTGAGTCGTACCTGAAGAGTAATTTCGAGTCGCTTGGAGGTCAGAACGATAATCTGGACATGACGGTCGTCTCGGCCGAAACGGAGGACGGCTCACCTTTCAACAAGTCCAATTTGAGCAGCTTGACGTCGAAATTCTTGACGAAGAGCAACAGCAACGCGGACATGATCAGCGCCGTGAAAGCCACCCAGCGCGATCCTGAAGCGGCCCGCAAGCGTGAGGAGCTGCAGCGCCGAATCGAGGAGACGCGGCGCAAATTGCAAAGC ATTGGCTACAAGTCGAATTTGAGGAACAGTCAAAGCATCACCGATCTGCGAGAGAGTGGACCTGCCTCGTTGACGGCTTCGCCGACTCCCAACATGACGTCGTCCGGCTCCGTCGCCGGAGGTGGAGGAGGCGGCACTTTCGATTCGTCGTCGGCTGGTGGTCGAATGTGGGGATCGACCAAGGATCGAG TTGCCAACGATGGTGAAGCTGATGCTGAGAACGGCACCAGCGGCCTGCGTCGAGCATGCTCGTTGAGCGACCTATCGAAGCCTTCGCCACGTAGACTCTTGCCCTCTCCGCCCAACAATG TGTCTGGAAAAGTGTCCCGGCCTGCGGCCTCCACTCCGCAACAAACTCAGCCACAACCTCAAAAAGCCAGGCAGTTTGTTCAAACCCAGCCAGTTAAGCGGACGTCGCTTAGACCCGCCGTTTCGACCGATCTGACTCGCAGTTCGTCCATGGGATTTCTTAATCAG gccaACGATTCGGACAGCGAGCTGAAACGACCTCAGTCGAGCGCTTCTGGTTCGACCAATTTGATCCACTCCAATCGTGGGAGTCTAACTGTCGCTTCCGGCGTATCCAAATCGCCTTCGTTCGGATCCATTTCTCGTCCCTCGTCAACACAGTCAGCCATGCGGCCCACCATCAGCTCAGCCAACAAAGCTGCCGCCATGTCTGGCAGTAAAGTTGGTGGAAGCAACAGTGGTGGAACTCCGATGAAATCTCTGCAGACGACTCGTCGTATTTCATCGGCCGTTTCCACTGGGGACATCCAGCAGGCGTTGCACGATTCTTCCAGTTCAGAGGAAGCCGGGGGAACCGAGCCCAAAACCAACGTCAAGGCCCGAGTGATGAGTTTTGAGAAAACGGTTGGCGGCCGAAGTGAAAAGGCACGCTCTGTTTTGTTCACTCCATCTCCCAAGACCAATCCGGCTCGCCGTAGTCTCTTCAACAGTCCAGTCACATCTGCATCGTCGTCCACTCCGGGAGTGGGTGCACCTCGGTCCGCCCCGTCGACTCCATCCGACAATGGCCCATCCCACGATGCCAATAAAGTCTTGTCACGAGCCTCGTGTGAATTGGCCATTGAGACCATGAAGGCCTCAACGGAGCAGCTTCTTCTGTTGCAGCGCCGACTTGCGGGCGGGACGGGTTCGTCTGAAGGTTCAGAATCCAACCTGTCGGATCGAGAACGAGCTGAGCTACTGCAGTTGCTCTCTACGGCTTCTATGCCCATCATCCAAAGTCTGAAGACTCTCCAGTTCCCACCGGCGGGCATAGAGCTGGATCGATTGGCAAATGCGACGTCGCCACAACCCAATGAAAACAATCCTTTGATGGTTCAGATGATGCAGCAGTATTCTGACATGCTTCTTTCGATGATCCACCAGCGAATGGGAGTCCCGGCTCCGCCCTCTCCGCGGTAG
- the LOC124310839 gene encoding mitogen-activated protein kinase-binding protein 1-like isoform X3 — protein MEFAGNQEGKVIRVPQLKRGKEDVAVSERVKLERVLGLTVTSNAALACDPNTGTIAYPAGCAVVLFNPRKNRQTHIVNPSRKTLTAVAFSADGKYLVTGECGHQPSVRIWDLADRSQVAEFAGHKFGVVCAAFSPNHKYVVSVGSQHDMIVNVWDWRSGVKVASNKVSSKVKAVSFAENGSYFVTVGNRHVKFWYLEYSRSAKYKEPVPLMGRSAILGEQRNNYFCDVGCGRGEMGDSTYAITKTGLLCEFNNRRLLDKWVELRTSSANCLVVGEQHIFVGCADGIVRCFSPFTLQFVTTLPRTHYLGVDVAKGLSISHMASHPANAKYPDTVALTYDETNHKVACVYSDRSLYLWDITDIRKVGKSHSFLYHAACIWGVESYPSSKEGMKGVLPTGSFVTCSSDDTIRVWNLDPNMGTNTIYRRNIYSNDLLKTLYVDQELAFLKDQDLAAGGSSDKTDSTYDARNGVRCIRISPDGKHLASGDRAGNIRIHDMQFMDQLYKIEAHDSEVLSLEYSKPESGLRLLASASRDRLIHIFSVDQGYSFVQTLDDHSSSITSVRFVLSHGLFQMVSCGADKSLIFRQLQQANGNSQVQFARGHNIVGKTTFYDMESDQSQKHILTACQDRSVRVYNTSTGKHSKTFKGSNSDDGTLIKLCLDSSGLYVATSCTDKTLAVYDYYSGECMATMYGHSELVTGLRFTNDGKHLVSVSGDGCVFIWKLPHDMTVTVQARLTQQSARAAKESRRATYNTHGGSGSGGPLSPDLKTDNEEFGSPPPELFDPNANANQQGMEEDYRFSVGQLPLWAKKQIGENNPPKPGSNSTNKGGVDLPKGRWAQRMDTTNASGITVKSFYQGDSVIPFPPSQMEKGNLADSDGSKDSSLESNEFRSYGRNDGTFLKENEPDEFVPCPASLDEIERASLAFQIPTSKITRRGGESSAESGRGRTLTDDSSASSLKMEDFEGTEHDGDVEDYSDNESTEPEQTEKLMYYPQNEETSSDYTVNAMDVEELRRSQRRVKKPRSSGTDLGMSYTLNPPSSTVSVSGSQDSEDDDDEISTPSGELAERNLLSLLSVSSESLDRVGRRESYLKSNFESLGGQNDNLDMTVVSAETEDGSPFNKSNLSSLTSKFLTKSNSNADMISAVKATQRDPEAARKREELQRRIEETRRKLQSIGYKSNLRNSQSITDLRESGPASLTASPTPNMTSSGSVAGGGGGGTFDSSSAGGRMWGSTKDRVANDGEADAENGTSGLRRACSLSDLSKPSPRRLLPSPPNNVSGKVSRPAASTPQQTQPQPQKARQFVQTQPVKRTSLRPAVSTDLTRSSSMGFLNQANDSDSELKRPQSSASGSTNLIHSNRGSLTVASGVSKSPSFGSISRPSSTQSAMRPTISSANKAAAMSGSKVGGSNSGGTPMKSLQTTRRISSAVSTGDIQQALHDSSSSEEAGGTEPKTNVKARVMSFEKTVGGRSEKARSVLFTPSPKTNPARRSLFNSPVTSASSSTPGVGAPRSAPSTPSDNGPSHDANKVLSRASCELAIETMKASTEQLLLLQRRLAGGTGSSEGSESNLSDRERAELLQLLSTASMPIIQSLKTLQFPPAGIELDRLANATSPQPNENNPLMVQMMQQYSDMLLSMIHQRMGVPAPPSPR, from the exons ATGGAGTTTGCAGGAAATCAAGAGGGAAAAGTCATAAGGGTTCCTCAGcttaaaagaggaaaagaagatGTTGCTGTTTCAGAACGG GTGAAGCTGGAACGCGTCCTGGGGTTGACCGTCACATCAAATGCGGCGCTCGCCTGCGATCCCAATACGGGAACCATCGCCTATCCTGCGGG ATGCGCCGTGGTGTTGTTCAACCCACGCAAGAATCGCCAGACTCACATTGTCAATCCGTCGCGTAAAACGCTAACGGCGGTGGCTTTTTCGGCCGATGGCAAGTACCTGGTGACGGGCGAATGCGGTCACCAGCCCTCGGTCCGCATTTGGGATCTGGCCGATAGGAGCCAGGTGGCGGAATTTGCCGGGCACAAGTTCGGCGTCGTTTGCGCG GCTTTTTCGCCCAACCACAAGTACGTGGTGTCGGTTGGCTCGCAACACGACATGATTGTCAACGTATGGGATTGGCGTAGCGGCGTCAAAGTGGCCTCCAACAAGGTGTCGTCCAAGGTGAAGGCCGTCTCGTTTGCAGAGAACGGCTCCTACTTCGTGACGGTGGGTAACCGGCACGTCAAATTTTGGTACCTGGAATATTCTCGATCGGCCAAG TATAAGGAACCTGTGCCGCTGATGGGCCGTTCGGCCATTTTGGGCGAGCAGCGCAACAACTACTTTTGTGACGTCGGATGCGGTCGCGGTGAGATGGGCGACTCGACGTACGCCATCACCAAGACGGGCCTCCTCTGTGAATTCAACAACCGTCGCCTCCTGGACAAATGGGTCGAATTAAGG ACGTCGAGCGCCAATTGCTTGGTGGTTGGCGAGCAGCACATATTTGTCGGCTGCGCTGACGGCATCGTCCGATGCTTCAGTCCATTTACGCTGCAGTTCGTCACGACTTTGCCGAGGACGCACTACCTCGGCGTCGACGTCGCCAAGGGTCTCTCCATCAGTCACATGGCCTCGCATCCGGCCAATGCCAAATACCCGGACACGGTGGCGCTCACCTACGACGAGACGAACCACAAGGTGGCCTGCGTCTACAGCGATCGCAGCCTCTACTTGTGGGACATCACCGACATCCGCAAG GTTGGCAAATCGCATTCGTTTTTGTACCACGCTGCCTGCATTTGGGGCGTCGAATCGTACCCCTCTTCCAAAGAAGGCATGAAGGGCGTTCTGCCCACTGGCTCGTTCGTGACCTGCTCGAGTGACGATACGATCCGCGTCTGGAATCTCGACCCCAACATGGGCACCAACACCATCTACCGGCGCAACATTTACAGCAAc GATCTTCTCAAGACCTTGTACGTTGATCAAGAATTAGCTTTCCTGAAGGATCAGGATCTAGCTGCAGGCGGCTCGTCGGACAAGACTGACTCGACTTATGATGCCCGTAATGGTGTCCGATGCATCCGGATTAGTCCGGATGGCAAACACCTGGCTTCGGGTGACCGAGCCGGTAACATTCG GATTCACGACATGCAATTCATGGATCAACTCTACAAAATCGAAGCCCACGACTCGGAAGTGTTGAGTTTGGAATACTCGAAGCCCGAATCCGGATTAAGACTCTTGGCTTCGGCTTCGCGCGATCGTCTCATTCACATCTTTAGTGTCGATCAG GGTTACAGTTTTGTACAGACGCTGGATGACCATTCGTCGTCCATCACTTCTGTGCGGTTCGTTTTAAGTCATGGACTCTTTCAGATGGTCTCTTGCGGTGCCGATAAGTCGCTCATATTCCGCCAGCTGCAACAG GCTAATGGCAACAGTCAGGTGCAGTTTGCCCGCGGACACAATATCGTCGGCAAGACCACCTTTTACGACATGGAATCGGACCAGAGCCAGAAACACATCTTGACGGCATGCCAGGATCGCAGCGTCAGAGTTTACAACACGTCCACTGGCAAGCACAGCAAGACTTTCAAGGGATCCAACAGCGATGATGGAACGCTTATCAAG CTCTGCCTGGACAGCAGCGGCCTATACGTGGCCACCAGCTGCACGGATAAGACGTTGGCCGTCTACGATTACTATTCCGGCGAATGCATGGCCACCATGTATGGCCACTCTGAGCTGGTGACTGGTCTGCGCTTCACTAATGATGGCAAGCACCTGGTCAGCGTTTCGGGCGATGGGTGCGTCTTCATATGGAAGTTGCCGCACGATATGACTGTGACGGTTCAAGCCCGGCTGACTCAACAGAGCGCCCGAGCGGCCAAAGAGAGCCGGCGGGCCACTTACAACACTCACGGAGGTAGCGGCAGTGGCGGACCCCTTTCGCCGGATCTTAAAACCGATAATGAGGAATTCGGTTCTCCCCCGCCGGAATTGTTTGATCCCAATGCCAACGCTAACCAACAAGGGATGGAGGAAGACTATCGTTTCAGCGTCGGTCAGCTGCCCCTGTGGGCCAAGAAGCAAATCGGTGAAAACAATCCACCCAAACCCGGAAGCAATAGTACGAACAAGGGAGGTGTCGACTTGCCAAAGGGTCGATGGGCACAGAGGATGGATACCACCAACGCATCGGGCATCACTGTCAAGTCATTTTACCAAGGCGACAGTGTCATTCCTTTCCCTCCGTCTCAGA TGGAGAAAGGAAACCTGGCAGACTCCGACGGTTCCAAGGACAGCTCACTGGAGAGTAACGAGTTCCGCAGCTACGGCCGCAACGACGGGACATTTCTCAAAGAG AACGAACCTGACGAATTTGTCCCTTGTCCTGCGAGCCTCGATGAAATCGAGCGCGCCTCTCTCGCTTTCCAG ATTCCGACGTCGAAGATAACGCGGCGAGGCGGCGAAAGTTCGGCAGAGAGTGGGCGTGGCCGGACATTGACTGACGACAGCAGCGCCAGCAGCTTGAAAATGGAG GATTTCGAAGGGACGGAACATGACGGTGACGTCGAAGATTATTCTGACAACGAGTCCACCGAGCCCGAACAAACTGAGAAGTTGATGTATTACCCCCAAAACGAGGAGACCAGCAG CGATTACACCGTCAACGCTATGGATGTGGAGGAGTTGCGACGATCGCAGCGTCGCGTGAAGAAACCACGATCGTCCGGCACGGACCTTGGCATGAGTTACACTTTGAACCCGCCCAGTAGCACAGTTTCTGTCTCAGGGTCGCAGGACtcggaagacgacgacgatgaaattTCGACGCCAAGTGGCGAACTTGCCGAACGAAATCTACTCTCGCTCCTTTCCGTCAG TTCCGAAAGTCTGGATCGAGTGGGTCGCCGTGAGTCGTACCTGAAGAGTAATTTCGAGTCGCTTGGAGGTCAGAACGATAATCTGGACATGACGGTCGTCTCGGCCGAAACGGAGGACGGCTCACCTTTCAACAAGTCCAATTTGAGCAGCTTGACGTCGAAATTCTTGACGAAGAGCAACAGCAACGCGGACATGATCAGCGCCGTGAAAGCCACCCAGCGCGATCCTGAAGCGGCCCGCAAGCGTGAGGAGCTGCAGCGCCGAATCGAGGAGACGCGGCGCAAATTGCAAAGC ATTGGCTACAAGTCGAATTTGAGGAACAGTCAAAGCATCACCGATCTGCGAGAGAGTGGACCTGCCTCGTTGACGGCTTCGCCGACTCCCAACATGACGTCGTCCGGCTCCGTCGCCGGAGGTGGAGGAGGCGGCACTTTCGATTCGTCGTCGGCTGGTGGTCGAATGTGGGGATCGACCAAGGATCGAG TTGCCAACGATGGTGAAGCTGATGCTGAGAACGGCACCAGCGGCCTGCGTCGAGCATGCTCGTTGAGCGACCTATCGAAGCCTTCGCCACGTAGACTCTTGCCCTCTCCGCCCAACAATG TGTCTGGAAAAGTGTCCCGGCCTGCGGCCTCCACTCCGCAACAAACTCAGCCACAACCTCAAAAAGCCAGGCAGTTTGTTCAAACCCAGCCAGTTAAGCGGACGTCGCTTAGACCCGCCGTTTCGACCGATCTGACTCGCAGTTCGTCCATGGGATTTCTTAATCAG gccaACGATTCGGACAGCGAGCTGAAACGACCTCAGTCGAGCGCTTCTGGTTCGACCAATTTGATCCACTCCAATCGTGGGAGTCTAACTGTCGCTTCCGGCGTATCCAAATCGCCTTCGTTCGGATCCATTTCTCGTCCCTCGTCAACACAGTCAGCCATGCGGCCCACCATCAGCTCAGCCAACAAAGCTGCCGCCATGTCTGGCAGTAAAGTTGGTGGAAGCAACAGTGGTGGAACTCCGATGAAATCTCTGCAGACGACTCGTCGTATTTCATCGGCCGTTTCCACTGGGGACATCCAGCAGGCGTTGCACGATTCTTCCAGTTCAGAGGAAGCCGGGGGAACCGAGCCCAAAACCAACGTCAAGGCCCGAGTGATGAGTTTTGAGAAAACGGTTGGCGGCCGAAGTGAAAAGGCACGCTCTGTTTTGTTCACTCCATCTCCCAAGACCAATCCGGCTCGCCGTAGTCTCTTCAACAGTCCAGTCACATCTGCATCGTCGTCCACTCCGGGAGTGGGTGCACCTCGGTCCGCCCCGTCGACTCCATCCGACAATGGCCCATCCCACGATGCCAATAAAGTCTTGTCACGAGCCTCGTGTGAATTGGCCATTGAGACCATGAAGGCCTCAACGGAGCAGCTTCTTCTGTTGCAGCGCCGACTTGCGGGCGGGACGGGTTCGTCTGAAGGTTCAGAATCCAACCTGTCGGATCGAGAACGAGCTGAGCTACTGCAGTTGCTCTCTACGGCTTCTATGCCCATCATCCAAAGTCTGAAGACTCTCCAGTTCCCACCGGCGGGCATAGAGCTGGATCGATTGGCAAATGCGACGTCGCCACAACCCAATGAAAACAATCCTTTGATGGTTCAGATGATGCAGCAGTATTCTGACATGCTTCTTTCGATGATCCACCAGCGAATGGGAGTCCCGGCTCCGCCCTCTCCGCGGTAG